tggatgctataggctcttttgaaagagcacacaattttgaacaaacccagtcacgacgttctagcaggattctagcagagttctcacagagctggatattcttacagcattctagcagaactgttccaccgttctagcaggattcttgcagaatatttcgtgactgggaaactgcatcaataactcgaaatcgatgaaaatgcatatgggacatttatgcgatcaggggcagtatagtaTAAGTAAAAAAAGTCCCGGTCATCTGCTTCGAAACATCGTGATTGATTCACGCTTGAGTGAAGAAAAACAGGGTGATCGTACTGAAGATTTGACTTTTCAATCATGTGCCCAAATGTCTGTACCAGTGATCTGTACCGTTTGCCGAAACTCTGCCAAAAAGATTACCAACTCCGTACAAGAAACTAATTTTTTCTGAATTAAGAGTGtaaaaatcataaacaaaaGGAGGCGAAACACGCCGACCAGAAAATTTGACGTTTTGCGAAACCGAAAGGCAATGaggtaaatcggcaaaaaaagtcTTGAAGCGAGCATTGTGAAATTTCTGCGATTTTCGGCGTAGATTCCGGTGCATTGGACCGACGGACGGAAGTAAGCAGCTCTGGATTGTAACGAACTGTAGTGCGTAAACTGATTGGACGGCTTTTACATGGTATGCATGATGTTTTGATGGGCATGTCTTTTCCCCCCGCGACCAGGGGTTAGATTACATAAAAATCACATCACTTGGAAGTCTTGTCATCAAACACGGCTCATTCTTGTCTTGCAGATGTTTGGCATAACCAGAATCAGCCGGGGCATCGGTTTGAGCATATTCAAGCGGAACTTTAGCGCACCGGTTGCGCCTTTTGCTTCTCATGTGGCGCCCGACGGAGACGGGGGTGGCGCCAAGCCGTCGGACCTGCCGGATCCGCAGCAGCCGGTGGCCGCCGGTCGTGCTAGAAAAAGTGCTGCTAAATTGGCTGCGGAGGGTGGTGTGGCCAAAAGTGGGtgctttttttgaagatggtgTTATATGAAGAATAAAACGGTTCTATTTCAGATCCCATCGTGGCTGCCGCGTTTGCATCGTTGTTGCAAGAGGAGAAATCTCTGGAAGGTTCCAAGGGATCGTCCGGGACTGTTAGTGATATCGATGAACGTATTATTAATGCTGGCACCGTAAACGATCTGCTGGGAATTCCGGGACAGTCCAAGATTAACCGGAAGCAGGCATTGAAGGTATGAGTTGATAATATTGTGATCTTATCTCGCTCAGCATGGCCTTTTATCCTCAGATTGTTTCGATTTTGGCCGAATGGAGTTCGATTCAGAAGGTGAAGCTTTCGGAATTTGAGAATGACACCCGCTTTGTCCAGCTGTGCAGTGTGCTGGGAAGGACAAACAATCGCAACAACAACGGCAAAGGCACGGCGAGCGCTCGTACAACACCTTCTACGTCACTCCACGTGGATGATTTGCAGACTGTGCTCGGTGTGACAGCGAACGATGAAGCCGCAAAGTTGATCGCAGGACTGACGATGCCGCAGATGATTAAGGTGATGACCTCGCTGGCACAAAAGAAGAAACGGAGTACGCCTCTGCTTCGGTCACTGGCCTTCAATATAAGCAGCAATGCGACCCGGTTAAACCTGAAAGAGTGTGGCGATTTGCTGTACGCCATGGCAAGCCTCAACTTTCGGGATCCTGTCCTAACTGGTCGAGTATGCGTTGACGCCGAAGCCGAGCTGGCTGGTAATACAGACAAGCCGGCCCCGGTTGGGTCCATTCTGACAAGTTTGAGCATGCTCCGGTATCGCGACACGGCCATTCTGGACTCGCTCTCTGAGTGGATGGTGTCCAACAGTGAAATTTGCAAACCTTCCCACATGAGCGCTCTGTTTCTTTCGTTGGCCACGCTCAACCACGAGCCGTCAAACATGGACGCTGTCAAGACAAAGCTGGTAGCGAATCTTTCGGAGAGTGACTTTATCAAATCTACCGACTGGTTGAACATGGTCTGGTCATTCACGGTGCTAAACTGTGCCTCCAGCAAACATCTGGCGTCGGTGCTTAAGCCTAGCTTTGTCGGGTGCTTAGAGAACGAAAGAAACGGAGAGCTGACTCCGGCTATAAAGATGAAGCTGTTGAACCTCAAGGCTTATGCTGGCATAATTCTGGGTGACGCTTCGGTTTGCAAAGAAATCAACGAAAATGATCCAAAGCTTTTCGTGCCTACCGAAGCGTCCAAAGAAAAGCGAGTGCTTATCGCCGGAATGTTGGACGCCCTCAAGAGTCTACTGCCATCGGAAAGTCACGTCAGCATCAACAAGCGAACACTGATGGGATTTGCCGTTGGTAAGCAATCTGATTAACAATTTCCATCGAAATGATCTCCATACAATCTTGGTTTGCAGATGCTGAATGTGTCCTGGACGCCAAGTGCTTACCGCTGCCCGTAAACAAGGAACATCCAGGGGCGAAAAGGTACCTCCATCAAATCACACAAATCTTCACCCTCCATCTAACCCGCAAACATCCAATTTCAGGATTGCCCTGCTGGTGCACGATTACCACGACATGTGCCAGGGACCGCACACGGCCCTCAACGGTGTTCAAAGCCTCGCCTGCCGACTGCTCCGAGCGGCCGGCTATTCCGTACTATCGGTGCCGTACCACGAGTTCAGCACCGCAGACAAGTTGCTGAAGCGAGTAGAGTATTTGCAGAAGGCGTTCAAAGCTATCGTTAGTGAGAAGCCGTAAGAAAATCCGTATCTAGTTGAATGTTTTACGCAGAGTATAAAAtacagaatgaaaaaaaaaggaatttatTTGCACGAACCGTCCAGCCCAACCTTCCACCAAGTGCCCGACTCTACGAAAACTTGATCAATGTCACGAAGCTGCTTGAACGTGTGTTTGCTCAATGCGTGTTTGTTggttatttctttgaaaatgctCGCCTCATAATACCGGTCCAAATGAACAATCCGTAAATGTGCCCGCGCCTCAGATTCCGTCAGGCAGATACAGTTCCACGGACTCCAGTCACTTCGGATGTCCCAACGTACAAGTCGCAGCTCGGCGCGGTTCGTTTCGTTCGATATCGCAGAATGGCCATGCCAAATACGTTCCACGATGTGCTTTATGTCGTTGTCCTGGATTATAAACGCATAAGACGCCAATGCTCCTCGTTTTTTCTCGTCACGACGAATTGACCGCAGAATCGACCTGTAAATTGCAATGTCCACAGCAGGCCCTTGCAGATCCGTGCAGCGTTCACAAATTGATGCGGAAGTTTGGCGAGTGTCGAGTGGGAACTTGGCTAAGACTTTAACACGGCTACACTTCTTGCACAGTCGCGTGTTGGGAGCTGTGAATTAGGAACCCAGTCAGAACGcgacataaacatcaaaatcaAACTATACCTTTAGCAGGTGACTCGTTCTTGTCGCTGGTAATAATGTCCATTACAAGGGTCAGCTGTCGTTTTCTGAGCAAGTCCAATCCATTCTGATTTACGTTGCAGATCAGCAGTTGGCGCTCTCTTTGAAGAAGCGATTCCAGCTAAAATGCAGTGAAAAAGCACTTTGACTAATATGACAAAGATCAAAGTATCATCAAGcgttaataattttatttttcagtcccacattaaaaaacatctccggaacggctgaaccaattttagctcGCTACTTTTCAAAGGAAGATGATAAGTtgggcttaaaaaaataataataataccaataaattttaaaaacatagcaTAACAAAACATAGAATACAcctacactgcccatgttcacataaatgtcccatatgcaaaaacagcaagctgagaaaaacgcatttgaagtttgtcccacacaagttttcaagaaaaaactggatttcctcctgatttctagaacaaagtactggatgttataggctcttttgatagagcacacgattttgaaccaaactgcaccaataactcaaaagtgatgaaaatgcatatgggacatttatgcgatcatgggcagtacactgccgctcgaagctagtccgtcccatgtaatttcgtcaattttgaggtaatgatgcagtttgttcaaaatcatgagtgtgtgtgtggtccaatccaatacccgctaaccggtagcgaaattatgggaaagtatagtttgtatcagacttttgtatatgccgaatgctgatacagcttatctcagttccgagtattaggtggtgatagccctcgcgctgcttccaacgacccatttcagaatgacagagctctttgcggtccaattccgaggtcgctgggcattgttcggccccgcctaaacatagaagcaagcatctgaaggaaacttgatctatatttagacttccaatcccctcaggcaaatcagggatcagcgcgtatttaataatataagaagaagagataacatgtttcaacactacggatcaattcactgctagagtgtaaaccttctgatggccgactacttagcgtcccagaccaccaatccaaaggcgtgagttcgaatcccacctgattcattttagtttttattcaaattcctgattccaaatttcaaaggtaccgaccgggattttgttgatccctgaaccttctgcttgggagacagaagccgtaaccattaagccacggagccggttgaccTGCGATGTACCACCAAGTTGTaccaaaaatcaagaggcagtgcgaactctgtcttactctgtggAGCGGCGGTACATATCAAATGAAAACTTGGTTTGCTGATTTGATGGTCTCGGGATCAGGGATCTTTCAACAGGATTCTGAGTTATGTTTTTTGGTTGTAATGGAGTTTTCAACGCGCCGAAGAAATCCacaaaaacattgataatttgaaaattagagtGAAAGCGGAGCTGTTCCGGAATACTTTTACCTGACAACATCCATATCACAGTTTAtggttttcaaaatcaagcttatTAATGAAGCCTAAAACATGATGAACTAATCTAGCCTATTACGGAACAATTTCGATAAAACCGAACTCATCGATCAAGCTCATTGAAGTTCCCTAAAACTATGTTTagactaaggctaccaactcttgctgactAAAAATCCGTATGATCCGTATGATCCCAATAAACgaaattacacatttcaatTTGCTATCacagtgcttatgacttgcacgtttaaaaacaTTCACAGAATTAACTGTGATTTATCAAATCTTTATgtgcttctatttttttttttcgttgaacgtttaaaagtttacgtaATATCAAGTTTGTTCACGAATAATATCGATCTGAGTGTTTTACGAAAACGCCACTCGAAATGTACTAGCTCtaatcaagctcaaatttggtggagctATTAATTCTAtcaaaacataaatacaaaaatcccgattttaaaccaaattggaCCATCCCTTCTTGTTTGGCACCGGcccaaagttttgcgatttttctattattttcaaaaaacctgtCTTGGGATCGAAAAATGATAGAGCAAAACTCAACAGatattttaaaagtaaattGAACGCTGAATCGAATGGCTTCATCTGATTTTCGATTGCAGTCAAACTTAGATGCATGTAATTTTCTCAATATACATgcgatttaattttgaattaaacttcaccatcgtgttccctagacgattttacataagattcAGTTTTTCGAGTATTGGGCGAATTGAAATCTCTTGAGATAACGATTTTTTAAGTTTCCAGTTCAGTACCACGCGATGCATTTTGGGACGATGTgcttgttcgtttttttttctgcaaaaaagatatgcgtcgcatctcgcgacgcccgagacgccatttttTCCGGGTTCCACcagagaacctggaaccggtcccaaagtggttAGATTGGTCCAAATATTATTTTGATCATCATAAATCAGGTTAAGGCTCTGGAAAGCATCattccagatcggccatttggcggccatgtttgctttagagaaaaaaaaaaaaaacattcaaatcttgattcagatatcaatcaaaaaatggtattctttgtgttgtttgtaggagcattttacatatcgtgatatttttttcatttcaatttactatttctggacccagcgagttgtaaaccatttttgggaattttttgttgtatgaaaacattgttcttgacatcctaatctatcattctaggggtgagcaccgaagatttttgacaacttttcatttttttttgggacgacctggtggataagcattttgaactGTTTTGCAGATTCTCAAGCtccaggtaactttttcacaaaactctaaGTGTAAAACAATAGCTGGCTTTCCCAGCTACAGACTATCATCCAGACATACACACACATGTTAAGTTTAAGATGTTCATTTTTCTATAGCCTTTCCTAatttaagtgcatttttttatctttaactAATCAGAGGGTGATAAAAAATCATCCGAATCATGCCAATTACGAGAGAAAAGGTCAGCTCTTATTGTGCATAAATTTCCCCAACCATGCATTCATCCGTGCTTGATCCGTGCAAAATGTGTGCCAATTGGCACGTGTGAATGGGTGTGTAATATTGTCTAATTTTCGAATAACACAGTTTCAGACGCGGCTCTGATGGGCTGCTGCTCCCCACAATGCAACCAACCACTCGCGGGTCTAATCAAACCGCTTCGCCAGTCAAATCGGTTGTCTTTGGACTATTTTCCCCGTAATTACACAACTTTTACAGCCTGGCTCGGGGATGACCCCGACACTTTGCCTCCACCATTAGCAGCCGTATAGTAGTTTAGTTCGACCGTCGTCGGTGGTGGCCGGTGCCGATGATGCCGGGCGGTCGCGCCAAACGAAAGCAAAATGATCCATCAATCTATTCCAAATTATGGTGTGAATGTGGCTGAGGTGCACCTTAATAAATCTGCACTAGGGTGACTAGAGGACGTAATCATCACGCTCGCCAAGTCAAACCCATCCAAAAGTTATGAATGAACGAGTAGAAAATAATGAAAcagttttaattcaaaaaaattatctaatttataaattattagAACGATATTTCAAAGACATCTCTTGAGAGACAAAAACTGAAGTTCTGGCAAATGAAACACTCAATAACCTAATTTTCTCGTCACCCTAGTGTACACCTGCGTGGGGCAGAGAAATTAAGCCAAAGATCAGCTGGTTTAGCTGCTAAGTGGTTGCAAACCGGAAGGAAAAGCCCAATCGATGATTTATAACACACACATTGAGTTGATTTCGTTTTTGGATGTTATTGGATAAACTCTGGGTCAACATTAAGACTCACCTCATCTACCGCCGAATGGTCCTCCTTTGCGATGACGTCCGACAGGTGGTTCAGAACTTTGATTCGGTCCGTACTGCTCAACGTGTCGTCCACCAACTTTCGGTAATAGTTGGCGAGAAAACGTACCCGCTGATTCCTCAGCGTATCCATTTGAATGGTCAAATCTGCACAAGAACAATGAAAAGTGAATAATTTCGCTGCAATTTTTCTTCCCGCACCGCGTGGTGTGGATGCCCCGTGCTGGTGGAAATAATATTTGAGATTTGGTTTTCAAATTTGGTTATTATTTGGTGTTATTATGTTTGGTTAAAACTTTGCCGATGATCAAACAagcaatttgaaaaagaaattcgACATTCATTAAACTTtcataatgtttgaaaaaaggcgTTATGGAAAAAACGTGTTATTCATCTGAAATTTCCACAAGCTCGAGAGCATCACAGCGGTGGGCCGCGCACATTCCGCTTACTGTTATAGCCGACCCATTTCACAGGGTCgcctaattttttcaaaatttgctcaTTGCGAACTTTCTTCGCTTCCTGTTGCAGTAATTGTCGCTGTCGCTCGATGCCGTTTAATAGTTGTACTTCTTTGTCCAGAAGTTGATCTGTTGAGGCAATGAACTGTTAGCATGCACATTTTCACTGTAGGTAAGATTGAGGGCTTCTTACGCATTTCGGCGATTTTTGGAGCGCCGGAGTACTTTTCGCAAATCCGTTTTAGTTCGTTTTCCTTCCACAGCTGAACCTGGGCGTAAAGAGCGTCAAAGTCTTCCTTAGTTTTGGGGAAGGTTTTTACGATGCATTCCTTCCGGTACTCTTCTTGGCGAGCTTTCGAGCGCTTACCTTCGCGGCGCTTCTGTTCTTTTTGGAGACGtctaaaataatgaaaacatgTAGATTCGCCTGAAAGGCCGCTTCCCAAGAAGACAATTTCccagaaatgtttattttatacCAAAAGATGGGTGAATTTCTATGACCCTCACAATTCTCGTTGAAGTATTGATTTCTTCATATCTTTAATTCTTATGAAAAGAAGAgtgcttttatttttaatatcttcaaatcttataacaataacaatttaCTCTTCATTTGGTAAAACAACAACATGAACCATTTCTAGAATGGTTTAATTGTGgggtatgggaccatccataaatcatgtgcacagcaaaaaatccgatggtaaaatcgcatgcaaaagcatgcacatcaccttcgtcaaaataaacacttaatattacacactgcatgtacattttttgcaaacacaaaaaaagttgcaaccgacgggattcaaacccagcactaacagtaaggactggcgccttagcccactcggccatcagaccgatgaaaaactgtaaggataaacgcatatatgagcttgacatttcggtcaagcaggtttcccatactgatgggctgcaattttcagggtgtaaaatcacataaaattgcataaaataatgcaatatttatcttacacccaggccttttacacgcagctggattactacttttttagctgtgtggaCACCTTTTTGAGAACTCTAGGCCTCCCCATGTGGACAAATGGGTCCTGAAATTAAGCTTATAATTgtttacaacgataaagcttattttttgagTACGATGACCCTTAAACAAATGCCGGGTCCGGTGgagcagtggttagcgtggtagcctctcaccctagtatggcctgggttcaatcccagacggacccggtggcatttttcgagacgagatttgcctgaccacgccttctatcggatggggaagtaaaacgtcggtccattagcgtaaaagaggttttgagtgactcaccacacataaccttcggacgcctagaaatgagcagaaacttgcaacagagaccacaaaagacccgggggtcgttaaagtttTTACCCTTAAACAGTCAATCTAAGCATGGAATGTTTTCAGTAAAAACACGTCTGTGCGTGTTCTCAACTTAACTctacaatatggtagcaactaTGTACCATGGTTGGGTTTCAGTGGCCAATTTGACGTTATaagaaatttttgatgtttgaacaAAGTTATGTGGATCTGTTGATGCCAAAAGGTGATGTATTGAAAGCTGTCAATACAAATATGGCGCTCTACACGATTTAGCCAAAaatgctcggatcgggctcaacatttttctgggggttccctggccgaaataattagacccgtatttttttgtttggccattagggtgacctacgccgtgttagggtggtctgaaaaatggccattttcgtcgattttcgcaaaaaccacttttttcgaaaaatcataacttctcgccatttcaaccgatttcaattgtcttatacgcaaatgaaaggtgataagttggcctttcaaagaaaaatatcaaaaagtttcaaaaatctagcctaacatatgaaaaggtcgaatgaaactttaaaatgccgttttgacggtgtctggaccaaagagcctatgtctggaaatatttttatcggattccccgaacatttttacataacatactaaaaattgggaggagttcattaacaggattccgagatatgattttgacGAATTTTTGTTCAGCCTCCTTTTGCGTGGCAGGCCTAATTTGCGATTTGTGCCCTTTTTCGCCCACTTTACAGAGATCAAAAAGGTCTTAAATAGAAACGAGAaatgggttgacaccctgtagatgtgccaccctgtcttccaaccatgtcaaaatttcttcgaataagtagcttaacaacttttcctaagacaccaacgctttAAAAGGTCACTAGTTAGAAGTTAGGGATTGgtaggtgtgtcaccctgcatgtcaatagttttaaataaaagccacattcatatacaacaacttttcctaagacaccattttgctaTGTAACTTCattattatgttaaaaaataaaatttcgaaatatctaccgaagtactggcagtgttggcaagaaatataattttcagcacttattttgaaatgcctcttttaaaaactctgtatctttttccagaagcaagataggaccatactttcttcgggaatgttttagaggacattcagggctatacttctacggtgttagtttttaaattgagtgaaaaatgaaaatgataaaaattaaaatgtaaaaaagagggttttcccatacaaatttctatacaaatttgaatcgctttgcggaaagccgagtcaaacccaatcgctcccaaattttggggggttgtttgggggcccaaatgggaccggaaaatgcctgttctgaaaaatcgatcatgtcgagccaccctactatacatgtctgggtaccaaaattcgtaattgaaagacgcaattttgatcacaggaggctgaattggcaaaaaagataaaaaacgtcaacaacgaaaaaaggcagaacgaagtttgtcgggtaacccgggcagacggtaataacaaaattaataatatttcaataacaaatcctgttaaaataacaaaaagtgttattattttatcctgaagttcaacttcaagaagaaaaaataataacagtttctgataaaataacaaaatatggtattgaagtgatattatattgaaaatgtttaataacacgctaataagaggaaatgttatacatttcaaaaactatcctaataacaaaatttgttattcgttcggtatactgacttagaaataaaattaccataaatcgcacaaatggaaaagtttctaagtgtccataacacaatctgttattattttttcttttgttaaatatgtttagatctttgggataattttgtcaaatttcgtcggggtcattattttggccatgaaatggggtccttaagctaaaattattctaaaaagttgaaattttgaaaaaaaaaatttttattttttgatataccttctaaaggactttgtttaaaatggttagaactatgggataattttgaccaatttcgtcagggtcattattttggccaagaaatGGGGTCCTAAAGCTaacattattctaaaaagttgaaattttgaaagttgaatttttaattatttgatataccccctaagggactttgctaaaattggctagaactatgggataattttgaacaatttcgtcgggatcattattttggccatgaaatggggtccttaagctaaaattattctaaaatgttgaaattttgaaagttgatttttttaattatttgatatacccccaaaaggactttgtttaaaatggttagaactatgggataattttgaccaatttcgtcagggtcattattttggccatgaaatggggtcctaaaGCTaacattattctaaaaagttgaaattttgaaagttgaatttttaattatttgatatatcccctaagggactttgttaaaattggctagaactatgggataattttgaccaatttcgtcgggatcattattttggtcatgaaatggggtccttaagctaaaattattgtgaaaagttgaaattttgaaatttgatttttttaattatttgatataccttctaaaggactttgtttaaaatggttagaactatgggataattttgaccaatttcgtcagggtcattattttggccatgaaatggggtccttaagctaaaattattctaataagttgaaattttgaaattggatttttttaattatttgatataccccctaagggactttgttaaaattggctagaactatgggataattttgaacaatttcgtctggatcattattttggtcatgaaatggggtccttaagctaaaattattctgaaaagttgaaattttgaaatttgatttttttaattatttgatataccttctaaaggactttgtttaaaatggttagaactatgggataattttgaccaatttcgtcagggtcattattttggccatgaaatggggtccttaagctaaaattattctaaaaagttgaaattttgaaagttgaatttttaattatttgatataccccctaagggactttgttaaaattggctagaactatgggataattttgaccaatttcgtcgggatcattattttggtcatgaaatggggtccttaagctaaaattattctgaaaagttgaaattttgaaatttgatttttgtaa
This is a stretch of genomic DNA from Culex pipiens pallens isolate TS chromosome 1, TS_CPP_V2, whole genome shotgun sequence. It encodes these proteins:
- the LOC120425493 gene encoding IQ and ubiquitin-like domain-containing protein encodes the protein MSKESDTKVPEVTTSADDIEDQEVDYGELQQKSHDEDEILILKDVTVKFRILKFHIVTHAYPNIYTIDEVKKDISTKFQIQQKYLVLKQVNSTNPLKDSQRLFDLCDNDYGVIDMDLELTENACLANVRLEPQQYYNNFSLPDIITVRVPADGSGEGSASRDLVVEIENQAIIKPFVGGYVDKITKIEFHDAFTQTGPPLERIKFAGIQSRDTQTVEEKAIEIATPRDRATTNYGEATELSYASKYTDRTVSTGSYESYDEMTKRIDLIGKVTLIQRNFRRYMWEKAIKQCAAEWRRLQKEQKRREGKRSKARQEEYRKECIVKTFPKTKEDFDALYAQVQLWKENELKRICEKYSGAPKIAEMHQLLDKEVQLLNGIERQRQLLQQEAKKVRNEQILKKLGDPVKWVGYNNLTIQMDTLRNQRVRFLANYYRKLVDDTLSSTDRIKVLNHLSDVIAKEDHSAVDELESLLQRERQLLICNVNQNGLDLLRKRQLTLVMDIITSDKNESPAKAPNTRLCKKCSRVKVLAKFPLDTRQTSASICERCTDLQGPAVDIAIYRSILRSIRRDEKKRGALASYAFIIQDNDIKHIVERIWHGHSAISNETNRAELRLVRWDIRSDWSPWNCICLTESEARAHLRIVHLDRYYEASIFKEITNKHALSKHTFKQLRDIDQVFVESGTWWKVGLDGSCK
- the LOC120425494 gene encoding FAST kinase domain-containing protein 4, producing the protein MMFGITRISRGIGLSIFKRNFSAPVAPFASHVAPDGDGGGAKPSDLPDPQQPVAAGRARKSAAKLAAEGGVAKNPIVAAAFASLLQEEKSLEGSKGSSGTVSDIDERIINAGTVNDLLGIPGQSKINRKQALKIVSILAEWSSIQKVKLSEFENDTRFVQLCSVLGRTNNRNNNGKGTASARTTPSTSLHVDDLQTVLGVTANDEAAKLIAGLTMPQMIKVMTSLAQKKKRSTPLLRSLAFNISSNATRLNLKECGDLLYAMASLNFRDPVLTGRVCVDAEAELAGNTDKPAPVGSILTSLSMLRYRDTAILDSLSEWMVSNSEICKPSHMSALFLSLATLNHEPSNMDAVKTKLVANLSESDFIKSTDWLNMVWSFTVLNCASSKHLASVLKPSFVGCLENERNGELTPAIKMKLLNLKAYAGIILGDASVCKEINENDPKLFVPTEASKEKRVLIAGMLDALKSLLPSESHVSINKRTLMGFAVDAECVLDAKCLPLPVNKEHPGAKRIALLVHDYHDMCQGPHTALNGVQSLACRLLRAAGYSVLSVPYHEFSTADKLLKRVEYLQKAFKAIVSEKP